TGCGCAACCTGCCCGGCGGCCTGCTCAACGACGCCCGCAACCAGCTCGGCGACGAGGGCCTGTTCGCGATCCCGCAGCAGCGCCAGATCACCCAGATGCTGATCCCGGAGTACATCGAGTCGCTGCAGGATCCGCGGCTGCGCAAGGCGATCTCGCTGTCGATCGACCGCGACGCGATGGCCGGCGCCCTGCTGCGCGGCTCGGCGACGCCCGCTCGCTCGCTGATCGTCGAAGCCGTCGGCCCGGCCTACCGGGCGGACGCGTGCGAGGACTGCACCTACGACCCGGAGCGCGCACGTCAGCTCGTCGCCGAGGCCGGCGGGTTCAAGGAACCGGTGTTCCTCTGGTACTCCAACACCGGCGGTGGCGGCGGCACCGAGATGTCCCAGATCGCGCTGGCCATCGCCAACGCGCTGCGGCAGGAGCTGGGCGCCGACGTCCGGCTGCGGCCGGTGCTGCCCGCGCAGCTCACGCAGGCGCAGAGCAGCGGCACGCTGACCGGCCCGTCGCTGAGCCTGTGGGGCGACATCTACCCCAGCCCCGACCAGTACCTGGGCATGTTCCGCGAAGGCGGCGACGGCAACGAGTACACCCAGTACGACAACCCGGCCGCCAACGAGCTGATCGCCAAGGCGCTGGCCACCGGCGACGAGCTGCAGGCCGCGCAGTACTGGCAGCAGGCCGAAGACCTCATCTTCGAGGACATGCCCGGCATCCCGCTCTTCTACCCGGGCATCTACGCCGCGCACGCGCCGTGCGCGAAACCGGGCACGCTCGGCGGCGATCTCCAGTACTACCTGACCGCGTTCGAGTGCGGCCCCGGCCGCGAGGAGTGAGACCGCGACCATGCTCGGATACCTGATCCGCCGCATCGCGGCGATGCTGCCGGTGCTCTTCGGCGTGACGTTCCTGATCTTCGCGCTGGTCTACGCGATGCCCGGGGACCCGATCGCCTCGCTGGCGGGCGACCGACCGCTGCCACCCTCCACCGTGGAGGCGCTGCGCGAGCGGTACCACCTGGACGAACCGCTGATCACCCAGTACCTGCTCTACATGGGCGGGCTGCTGCAGGGCGACTTCGGCACCGACTTCTTCGACCGCCCGGTGCTGGACATGATCGCCGAGCGGTGGCCCACCACGCTGCAGCTGGCGCTGACCGCCTGGGTGCTCAAGCTGGTGATCGGCCTCGCGGTCGGCATCTTCGGCGCGCTGCACCGCGGCCGCGCCGGTGACCACCTGACGCTGGCGTTCACCGTGCTGTTCGTGGCGCTGCCCGGGTTCGTGATCGCCTTCATGGCGCAGCTGGCGTTCGGCTTGAAGCTGGAGTGGTTCCCGATCGCGGGCATCGCCGAGGGCTGGCCGATGAGCTTCGTCCTCCCGGCGCTGGTGGTGGCGCTGGAGGCCGCCGCACCGCTGGCCCGGCTGACCCGGTCGAGCCTGGTCGACACGCTGAGCTCGGAGTTCATCCGGACGGCGCGGGCCAAGGGCGCCTCACCGGGCCGCGTGATGTGGGGGCATGCGCTGCGCAACTCGATGATCCCGGTGGTCACCTACCTCGGGCTCAGCCTCGCGGCGATGCTCGGCGGCGCCGTGATCGTCGAGAGCGTGTTCAACCTGCCCGGCATCGGCGGCCTGCTGGTGCAGGCGGTGCAGACCCAGCAGGGCACCATCGTGGTCGGCGTGGCGACCTTCATCATCCTGATCTACCTGCTGGTCAACCTGCTGGTGGACATCAGCTACGGAATCATCGACCCGAGGGTGCGCAATGGCTGACCGAACCGATCTCTCCCCCGCCCCCGCCGCGCCCCGCAGGCGGTTCACCCTCGTCGGGCGGCTGCCGAAACCGCTGCGCGCACCGCTGTTCGTGGTGGCGGCGCTGATCGCCGCCGGTTACGTGCTGATGGCGGTGTGGCCGAGCCTGTTCACCTCCGCCGATCCGATGCACTGCGAGCTGCGGCTCAGCGGCGCGGGCCCGGCGCCGGGCCACCCGTTCGGCTTCGACATGCAGGGCTGCGACTACTTCGCCAACGTGGTGCACGGCGCCCGCCCGTCGATCGCGATCGGCCTGATCGTCACGGTCGCGACCTTCGCGATCGCCGCGGTGCTCGGCGCGCTGGCCGGCTACTTCGGCGGCGTCGTCGACGGCGTGGTCTCGCGCGTCGCCGACGTGGTGTTCGGGCTGCCGATGATCATCGCCGCGATCGTGGTGCTCAACCTCTTCGAGGAGCGCACGGTCTGGACGGTGAGCCTGGTGCTGATCGTCTTCAGCTGGCCCGGCGGCATGCGCTACATGCGCGGCTCGGTGCTCAAGATCCGCAACCTGGAGTACGTGCAGGCCGCGCGCGTGCTCGGTGGCAGCCACCTGCGCATCATGGGCACGCACATCGCGCCGAACGCGCTGACTTCGCTGATCGTGCTGAAAACCCTGGAGATCGGCGGCATCATCGCCGCCGAGGCGGCGCTGACCTTCCTCGGCATCGGGCTCCAGCCGCCCGCGATCTCGTGGGGCCTG
This portion of the Saccharopolyspora antimicrobica genome encodes:
- a CDS encoding peptide ABC transporter substrate-binding protein, whose protein sequence is MAQKLRRRLVLAAGTCLALLAGCGAHDTDAGRVLRVAQYPDPDELNSQQNAGSQVYMGLCEPLTGLGIADAGDIRMRGAERVDTTDGLVWTIKLRPGREFQNGEPITAQTYADTWNAVAYGPNAYKASSTFSVIDGYAELNEDQPRRDTLRGLEVLDELTLRVTLTQPDYDFPKIIASYAACPIPKEGLADPTAYSQAPVGNGPYQFVRWDRNERIVLKRWHDYQGEVPPGAAEEIHFKIYQSQDTAYRDVQAGQLDVLRNLPGGLLNDARNQLGDEGLFAIPQQRQITQMLIPEYIESLQDPRLRKAISLSIDRDAMAGALLRGSATPARSLIVEAVGPAYRADACEDCTYDPERARQLVAEAGGFKEPVFLWYSNTGGGGGTEMSQIALAIANALRQELGADVRLRPVLPAQLTQAQSSGTLTGPSLSLWGDIYPSPDQYLGMFREGGDGNEYTQYDNPAANELIAKALATGDELQAAQYWQQAEDLIFEDMPGIPLFYPGIYAAHAPCAKPGTLGGDLQYYLTAFECGPGREE
- a CDS encoding ABC transporter permease: MLGYLIRRIAAMLPVLFGVTFLIFALVYAMPGDPIASLAGDRPLPPSTVEALRERYHLDEPLITQYLLYMGGLLQGDFGTDFFDRPVLDMIAERWPTTLQLALTAWVLKLVIGLAVGIFGALHRGRAGDHLTLAFTVLFVALPGFVIAFMAQLAFGLKLEWFPIAGIAEGWPMSFVLPALVVALEAAAPLARLTRSSLVDTLSSEFIRTARAKGASPGRVMWGHALRNSMIPVVTYLGLSLAAMLGGAVIVESVFNLPGIGGLLVQAVQTQQGTIVVGVATFIILIYLLVNLLVDISYGIIDPRVRNG
- a CDS encoding ABC transporter permease translates to MADRTDLSPAPAAPRRRFTLVGRLPKPLRAPLFVVAALIAAGYVLMAVWPSLFTSADPMHCELRLSGAGPAPGHPFGFDMQGCDYFANVVHGARPSIAIGLIVTVATFAIAAVLGALAGYFGGVVDGVVSRVADVVFGLPMIIAAIVVLNLFEERTVWTVSLVLIVFSWPGGMRYMRGSVLKIRNLEYVQAARVLGGSHLRIMGTHIAPNALTSLIVLKTLEIGGIIAAEAALTFLGIGLQPPAISWGLQLSTAQAQWQASPHLLIYPALFLTGAVLAFVVLGDSLRESLDPKGKKS